A window of Blastocatellia bacterium contains these coding sequences:
- a CDS encoding response regulator, which translates to MLIVNPDPDMCLGLTDGLTTNGYHVEVAQDGKTCLQRIHERVFNAVLLSEHLPDQDALSLLEPIHSSQATLPVILLTVSGPSPSALQRGAFAVLLLPYERDELLHILQKAIGQ; encoded by the coding sequence GTGCTCATCGTGAACCCCGATCCGGATATGTGCTTGGGCTTGACCGATGGGTTGACGACCAATGGCTATCATGTGGAGGTCGCACAAGACGGAAAGACCTGCCTGCAACGGATTCATGAGCGGGTCTTCAACGCCGTGCTCCTGAGCGAACATTTACCTGATCAGGACGCACTATCGCTCTTGGAGCCAATCCACTCCTCTCAAGCGACACTTCCCGTGATCCTCTTGACCGTTAGCGGTCCGTCACCGAGCGCACTGCAACGAGGGGCCTTTGCTGTGTTACTCCTGCCATACGAGCGAGACGAGCTATTGCACATTCTCCAGAAAGCAATCGGTCAGTAA
- a CDS encoding PilZ domain-containing protein has protein sequence MPFTIRPYRRFPVYYPVTYQTGLFEGHGTVWNLSLTGWRFSGNLPLRIGEVCSLTVTLSIDQTIYVAAGVVRWVRGEEYGVETLVIDDESREELDEHLWQRG, from the coding sequence ATGCCCTTCACCATCCGTCCGTATCGCCGCTTTCCCGTCTATTATCCAGTGACCTACCAGACAGGTTTGTTTGAAGGTCATGGCACCGTGTGGAATCTATCCCTCACTGGCTGGCGATTCTCTGGCAATCTGCCCTTACGGATCGGAGAAGTGTGTTCGCTCACAGTGACCCTGTCGATTGACCAGACGATCTACGTGGCCGCTGGCGTCGTGCGCTGGGTTCGGGGTGAGGAGTATGGCGTCGAAACGCTGGTGATTGATGACGAGTCACGGGAGGAGTTGGATGAGCACCTCTGGCAGCGGGGATAG
- a CDS encoding helix-hairpin-helix domain-containing protein: protein MRSWMFRWTLGVGLLAVMLLALPLLPQIPTDSSAVSAAEKAEPLDLNTATPDQLKALPGIGEAYSEKIIKGRPYKRKDELVQKKIIPQATYDKIKDQVIAKQK from the coding sequence ATGAGGTCTTGGATGTTCCGCTGGACACTTGGTGTAGGGCTACTCGCTGTTATGCTTCTTGCCCTTCCCCTGTTACCCCAGATACCGACGGATTCCTCAGCCGTCTCCGCTGCCGAGAAAGCAGAACCTCTCGATCTCAACACCGCAACACCTGACCAGCTCAAGGCCTTGCCGGGCATTGGCGAGGCTTACTCCGAGAAGATCATCAAGGGGCGTCCTTACAAGCGGAAGGACGAGCTAGTCCAGAAGAAGATCATTCCGCAGGCCACATACGACAAGATCAAAGACCAGGTCATTGCCAAGCAGAAGTAA
- a CDS encoding thermonuclease family protein, which produces MKPRMCQVLVGCILLQATLALGEDLAGRVVGVLDGDTIEVLHDGHSKRIRLNGIDCPEKGQPFGKKAKQFTSTMVFGKEVTIQVLGFDRYGRTIGEVIFGDGRNLNRELVKAGFAWWYRKYSKDFTLGDLEDEARLAKRGLWVDPDPIPPWEWRSHQRANR; this is translated from the coding sequence ATGAAGCCGCGCATGTGTCAAGTTCTTGTCGGGTGCATCCTTTTACAGGCCACTCTGGCACTCGGCGAGGACCTGGCCGGCAGAGTGGTTGGTGTGTTGGATGGTGACACGATTGAGGTGCTGCACGATGGTCACTCCAAACGCATTCGGTTGAACGGGATCGATTGTCCCGAGAAAGGCCAGCCTTTCGGAAAGAAAGCTAAACAGTTTACCTCCACTATGGTCTTCGGCAAGGAAGTCACTATTCAGGTTCTCGGTTTCGACAGGTACGGGAGAACAATTGGGGAGGTCATCTTTGGCGATGGGCGAAACCTCAATCGGGAACTCGTGAAAGCAGGTTTTGCCTGGTGGTACCGGAAGTACTCGAAAGACTTCACACTTGGCGATCTCGAGGACGAAGCGCGCCTAGCCAAGCGAGGCCTTTGGGTCGATCCTGACCCGATTCCGCCGTGGGAGTGGCGCAGCCATCAACGGGCGAACCGTTGA